The window ACTTTCCTTGTGAAACCTTTGTCGCACTTCCTGGGACAAGTAATTGCACGTCTTTACTCAACTTGCTAATCCCTTCTGCGTATTGACCATAAGAGCCATCGTTAGGGGTTAGTGTTTGTCCTAACTCGACAAACCATGTCCCAGCCCCTTCACCGGCTTGACCGTCAATTAATTGAACCGCTTCGGCTGGGTCTAACACATAGCGTCCGTCATGTTCTTCGGTACCATTAGGGTCTGCGGTTGTGGGAGGTGTTCCCCCGCCATCTGCAGTGGTTCTAAGCCCCAATGCGCCAATCGATAATTGTGCCCCGACTAATGGATCTCCTGCGGATGTTCTAAATTCATCGTCTTGTTTTACATATAATTTCCAACTTGCCTCACTGTCGCCACGATTATCCGTCACTTGGACATAGTTATTCACAAGGTCACGGGTCTCGTTGCCGTCCTCATCGACTTGTTTATACGGTTGGGCAGCGGCATAATACGTTTTATCCTCTTGCATCGTGGCTTGTTGTTTACCAAAGTAAAAATTAGACACAAAATCTAGACGTAACATCCCATCGTTGCCTGTTGGCGGTAACGTTTCTTCTGGATTTTCTGGATCTAGTGGGGTAATCTCACTACCATCCCCTGGTAATTGTGGGTTAGACGGATCCGCCTTTGACGTAAACGTTACGTCAGCTGGTGTAGTGCCTTCTAATGTATCAGCCGCTAATGTTAGGGGCATATTGCCTAAGATGATGGTGCTGACTAAGCTCATCGTTAATAATTGTTTTTTCACGATTTATTCCCCTTTCTCTATAGTTGACTGTCTGGCGCATCGGTTAACGTCCAGACAAACTCTGTTTGATAATTAACGGCATCTTTCGGTGTTGAACCAGGAATGAAAAATTGCACACCCGTATTCTTTTCTCTACCATCTGGTAAGGTGTCAATTTTCCCCCAGCTGTCTAGCCATGTGCCAAAGCCTTCACCTGAATCTGCCTGCATAACGACGGACATTTCACCTGGTGTTAGCGCGACATCATGGGCAGTTGGGCGTTGCGTGTCGTCCGTCACATTAGACGTCGCTTGACTCTCTACTAGACGAATTTCAGCCCCGTCAAGAACGGGATATTTCGCCGCTTGATTTTCAAACTGAGCAAGTTGTTTAACAGTTAATCGCCAACCTGATGCGCCACCGCGTAAGTCAGTGACTTGTAAATAATTCGCTGTCTTCTTGTCTGTGTCGACTGCCGTGCCTTCGTCATTGGCATAATATTGTGGATTGGCATAATACGTTTGGTCTTTATTACTGATTTCATTGGTGCCAAAGTCAAACGTTGAGACAAAGTCAATGGATAATGGCCCCGGTGTGCCTGGTTCTGGTTTACCTTCTGGATCGGTCGGATTCCACGGTGAAACGGGTACCTCTGGATCAGGGTTTTCTGGATGAAGTGGGAGCGTGGTGTCCTCACTTGGAATAAATTGAACATGGCCATTTGATGTGATGCTTGAGCTGTCTTCTTGAGCAAATGCGACTGTCGTGAAACTTGACACTAACCATAAAGCCAATAAAGAAGGATTAATTTTTTTCATCTTCAACCGTCTCCTTTCGTTTTTTCGTAAGTAATAATAAGAACGCTCCACCAAGAGCCAGTGCGCCTAGCCCCATAAGTGAGGCACGAACGCGTTCGCCTGTTTGTGGTAAATGGTGGGTGTTATTGGATGTGTTCCCATTACCCGATGTGTTGGGACGCGTGTTAGTTCCGCTATTACCGTTCTGATTCGTTTGGCCGTTACCGCCTGAACCGGTGTTGCCACCGTTGTTGTCGGACCCGTCGCCGTTACCACCTGTACCGTTATCGGTGTTACCGCCATTTCCGTTATTACCCTCATCTGTATCTGTGCCATCGCCTGGATTTTCTGGTTCTGGTTCTGGTTCTGGTTCTGGTTCTGGTTCGACTAAACCACTGTCTTCTACATATTCACCGACAAAGGTAATCGTCCCCTGTGACGTTTTTTCTGACTCGCTGGCCAACACTTGACTGATTGGGGTCGCCATCATTAATAACACCGTTGCATAAAGTTTGAACTGTTTCATTCATTCTTCCTCCTTTTTTATTTCTTTTTCTTCACTAACAATAGAATAATGATCG is drawn from Vagococcus xieshaowenii and contains these coding sequences:
- a CDS encoding LPXTG cell wall anchor domain-containing protein is translated as MKQFKLYATVLLMMATPISQVLASESEKTSQGTITFVGEYVEDSGLVEPEPEPEPEPEPENPGDGTDTDEGNNGNGGNTDNGTGGNGDGSDNNGGNTGSGGNGQTNQNGNSGTNTRPNTSGNGNTSNNTHHLPQTGERVRASLMGLGALALGGAFLLLLTKKRKETVEDEKN
- a CDS encoding WxL domain-containing protein, whose protein sequence is MKKINPSLLALWLVSSFTTVAFAQEDSSSITSNGHVQFIPSEDTTLPLHPENPDPEVPVSPWNPTDPEGKPEPGTPGPLSIDFVSTFDFGTNEISNKDQTYYANPQYYANDEGTAVDTDKKTANYLQVTDLRGGASGWRLTVKQLAQFENQAAKYPVLDGAEIRLVESQATSNVTDDTQRPTAHDVALTPGEMSVVMQADSGEGFGTWLDSWGKIDTLPDGREKNTGVQFFIPGSTPKDAVNYQTEFVWTLTDAPDSQL